In the genome of Quercus robur chromosome 3, dhQueRobu3.1, whole genome shotgun sequence, one region contains:
- the LOC126718868 gene encoding uncharacterized protein LOC126718868: MSQLGFSLFRISIKRTGLRNISGVLSLRCFFSCPSSAELNPSPFRLLGPPEISHSTVNATPGLVDTQDFFSDEKLLREKCYLRSRDPCFQFYEKRRKIKAVDSLVNYLENSWYHCPHTTLKLICLLRNTSYFGNLRREEFFVAAMWLHQYHPKTLACNVKTFAKFGCLKDLLEILCRIVNSGIPKHTYIMDSEGLERREGISRRIKKNMRSKILIRIKMRRKNMKVVKDKTKTKKEKSTYLRMVKRNMMLKEDFEKRLKALKDRTNAEKMRKEKINMMVKKAIRRYNYDKNYRFLYDRISDLFAKLLKADLEHLNSGQTAKISLASKWCPSLYSSYDYSTLFCESVARRLFPYDSCPEYKGINEAHYVYRVRNRLQKEVLVPLRKALELPEIYMSANQWNLLPYDRISSVAFKTYKRAFYKHDRERFLQYLQNVQCLEMPKTTAKDLLPHEILKLFQYANGHEVAELQWKRMLDAFSKNGKFVNCISTFNSNDWTDEFCCGFTLMTSELCASPWKGKVLKYSDNPEVVSIKGDDLQSRINFCRLNNVVSPKGDGNDTKPWGLLLLSFLDKILETAIDLNVRKQDMIKRVFMFEGKRPNCASSCHYESCCGDHDCGWRKNYEAMKEKFEVNGYVMPQITHWEWDMTCMSKFGLKYPEVISFEGGLTHIRGLFKTSFRFFVEGDGTLNLRAMMDSEICSADDPELLVHD; the protein is encoded by the coding sequence ATGAGTCAGCTTGGTTTTTCACTCTTTCGCATCTCTATCAAAAGGACTGGTTTAAGAAACATTTCTGGAGTGTTGTCTTTAAGGTGCTTTTTTTCTTGTCCTAGCTCAGCAGAATTAAATCCTTCTCCATTTCGACTGCTTGGACCTCCAGAAATCTCTCATTCAACAGTTAATGCGACCCCAGGTCTAGTTGATACCCAAGACTTCTTCTCTGATGAAAAACTACTTCGGGAGAAATGCTATCTTAGATCACGTGATCcgtgttttcaattttatgaAAAGCGTAGAAAAATTAAAGCAGTTGATAGTCTGGTGAACTATTTGGAGAATTCTTGGTACCACTGTCCACATACTACCCTCAAACTCATTTGCCTCCTGAGGAACACTAGTTATTTTGGAAACCTAAGAAGAGAGGAGTTCTTTGTGGCAGCTATGTGGCTCCACCAATACCACCCTAAAACGTTAGCGTGCAATGTGAAAACATTTGCCAAATTTGGGTGTTTGAAAGACTTGCTGGAAATCCTCTGTCGGATTGTCAATAGTGGCATCCCAAAACATACATATATCATGGACAGCGAAGGACTTGAAAGGAGAGAGGGAATTTCAAGAAggataaagaaaaatatgagaaGCAAAATACTTATAAGGATAAAGATGAGAAGGAAAAATATGAAGGTTGTGAAGGATAAGACAAAGACTAAGAAAGAGAAGTCAACATATTTGAGAATGGTAAAAAGAAATATGATGTTAAAAGAGGACTTTGAGAAGAGATTGAAGGCTCTGAAGGATAGGACGAATGCTGAGAAAATGAGAAAGGAGAAAATAAATATGATGGTAAAAAAAGCCATTCGGCGGTACAATTACGATAAAAATTACCGTTTCTTATATGATCGGATTTCTGATCTCTTTGCCAAGCTACTTAAGGCTGATCTTGAGCACTTGAATTCTGGGCAGACAGCAAAAATTAGTTTGGCTTCAAAATGGTGCCCTTCTCTTTACTCTTCTTATGattattcaactttattttGTGAGAGTGTTGCCAGGAGGCTTTTCCCTTATGATTCTTGTCCTGAATACAAAGGGATCAATGAGGCTCACTATGTTTACAGAGTTCGAAACCGTTTACAAAAAGAAGTTCTTGTCCCACTTCGCAAAGCCTTAGAGTTACCGGAAATTTACATGAGTGCCAATCAATGGAACTTACTTCCATACGATCGAATCTCATCTGTTGCCTTCAAAACTTACAAGCGTGCATTCTATAAGCATGACCGAGAAAGGTTTTTGCAGTACCTTCAAAATGTGCAGTGCCTTGAAATGCCAAAAACCACTGCCAAGGATTTACTTCCTCAtgagatattaaaactttttcaGTACGCTAATGGTCATGAAGTTGCTGAACTGCAATGGAAAAGGATGCTGGATGCTTTCTCTAAGAATGGGAAATTTGTCAATTGCATTTCAACGTTTAACAGTAATGATTGGACAGATGAATTCTGCTGTGGCTTTACATTGATGACTTCTGAACTCTGTGCAAGCCCTTGGAAGGGAAAGGTCCTTAAGTACAGTGATAATCCTGAGGTGGTGAGCATCAAGGGAGATGATCTTCAGTCAAGGATAAATTTTTGTAGACTAAATAATGTCGTGAGCCCAAAAGGAGATGGTAATGATACTAAACCATGGGGCCTGCTGCTATTATCATTCTTGGATAAAATTTTGGAAACTGCAATAGACCTGAATGTGAGAAAACAGGACATGATCAAAAGGGTTTTCATGTTTGAAGGTAAACGCCCTAATTGTGCGTCTAGTTGCCATTATGAAAGCTGTTGTGGGGATCATGATTGTGGCTGGAGAAAGAACTATGAAGCAATGAAGGAGAAGTTTGAAGTGAATGGGTATGTGATGCCCCAAATTACGCATTGGGAATGGGACATGACTTGCATGAGTAAATTTGGACTGAAATATCCGGAAGTGATATCATTTGAAGGTGGTCTGACACACATAAGAGGACTCTTCAAGACAAGTTTCAGATTTTTTGTGGAGGGAGATGGAACCCTGAATTTAAGAGCTATGATGGATTCGGAGATTTGCAGTGCAGATGACCCAGAACTTTTAGTGCAcgattga